A DNA window from Candidatus Cloacimonadota bacterium contains the following coding sequences:
- a CDS encoding site-specific DNA-methyltransferase, giving the protein MIQDKNLLTEKEKDIVINSIKQGKTIPKEYLYKLAKDDEDVFLFWNGRSEEVTNVVLPFHSIENIDEPRKEKYENRESTFDFFEMDSRGRQLKGWTNKLIWGDNKLILSSLVNGPLRKEIEEQGVIKLIYIDPPFAVGADFGFDVKIGNDEVTKKQTVLEEIAYRDTWGRGISSYLSMMYERLKLMHDLLADDGSIYVHCDWRVSN; this is encoded by the coding sequence TGATAAACAGCATTAAACAAGGTAAAACCATTCCCAAAGAATATCTCTATAAACTGGCAAAAGACGATGAAGATGTTTTTCTCTTCTGGAACGGCAGAAGCGAAGAAGTAACAAATGTTGTTCTGCCTTTTCATTCCATTGAAAATATTGACGAACCACGCAAAGAAAAATACGAAAACAGAGAATCTACTTTTGATTTTTTTGAAATGGACTCTCGCGGCAGACAACTGAAAGGTTGGACGAATAAACTGATCTGGGGCGATAATAAACTCATCCTTTCTTCTCTTGTAAACGGTCCTTTGCGAAAGGAAATTGAAGAACAAGGCGTTATTAAACTGATTTACATTGATCCGCCTTTTGCGGTTGGTGCGGATTTTGGGTTTGATGTGAAAATCGGAAATGATGAAGTAACAAAAAAACAAACTGTTTTGGAAGAAATTGCTTACCGCGATACTTGGGGACGAGGTATTTCCAGCTACCTTTCTATGATGTATGAAAGATTAAAACTTATGCACGATTTACTTGCCGATGACGGCTCGATTTATGTGCATTGCGATTGGAGAGTAAGTAATTA